The proteins below come from a single Macaca fascicularis isolate 582-1 chromosome 9, T2T-MFA8v1.1 genomic window:
- the PNLIPRP1 gene encoding inactive pancreatic lipase-related protein 1, which translates to MLIFWTITLFLLGAAKGKEVCYEDLGCFSDTEPWGGTAIRPLKILPWTPEKIGTRFLLYTNENPNNFQILLPSDPSTIEASNFQTDRKTRFIIHGFIDKGDERWVIDMCKNLFKVEEVNCICVDWKKGSQTTYTQAANNARVVGAQVAQMLDILSTEYSYPPSKVHLIGHSLGAHVAGEAGSKTPGLSRITGLDPVEASFEGTPEEVRLDPSDADFVDVIHTDAAPLIPFLGFGTNQQMGHLDFFPNGGENMPGCKKNALSQIVDLDGIWAGTRDFVACNHLRSYKYYLESILDPDGFAAYPCTSYKSFESDKCFPCPDQGCPQMGHYADKFAGRTSEEQQKFFLNTGEASNFARWRYGVSITLSGRTATGQIKVALFGNKGNTQQYSIFRGILTPGSTHSYEFDAKLDVGTIEKVKFLWNNNVINPTLPKVGAAKITVQKGEEKTVYNFCSEDTVREDTLLTLTPCYVA; encoded by the exons ATGCTGATCTTCTGGACAATCACACTTTTCCTGCTGGGAGCAGCCAAAG GAAAAGAAGTTTGCTATGAGGACCTCGGGTGCTTTTCTGACACTGAGCCCTGGGGCGGGACAGCAATCAGGCCCCTAAAAATTCTCCCCTGGACCCCTGAGAAGATCGGCACCCGCTTCCTGCTGTACACCAATGAAAACCCAAACAATTTTCAA ATTCTCCTCCCCTCTGATCCATCAACAATTGAGGCATCAAATTTTCAAACAGACAGAAAGACCCGATTCATCATCCACGGCTTCATAGACAAAGGAGATGAGCGCTGGGTGATAGACATGTGCAAG AACCTGTTCAAGGTGGAGGAGGTGAATTGCATCTGCGTGGACTGGAAGAAGGGCTCCCAAACCACCTACACACAGGCCGCCAACAATGCGCGAGTGGTGGGCGCCCAGGTGGCCCAGATGCTCGACATCCTCTCG ACAGAGTACAGCTATCCACCTTCCAAAGTTCACCTCATCGGCCACAGCCTGGGAGCCCACGTGGCTGGAGAGGCAGGGAGCAAGACTCCGGGCCTGAGCAGGATTACAG GGTTGGATCCTGTAGAAGCAAGTTTTGAAGGTACTCCTGAAGAGGTGCGACTAGATCCCTCTGATGCTGACTTTGTTGATGTGATTCACACGGATGCAGCTCCCCTGATCCCATTCTTGG GTTTTGGAACAAATCAACAGATGGGCCATCTTGACTTCTTCCCTAACGGAGGAGAGAACATGCCGGGATGCAAGAAGAATGCCCTGTCTCAGATTGTGGATCTAGATGGCATCTGGGCAG GAACCCGAGATTTTGTGGCTTGCAATCACCTAAGAAGCTACAAGTATTACTTGGAAAGCATCCTCGACCCCGATGGGTTTGCTGCATACCCCTGCACTTCCTACAAGTCCTTTGAGTCT GACAAGTGCTTCCCCTGTCCGGATCAAGGATGCCCACAGATGGGTCACTATGCTGATAAATTTGCTGGCAGGACAAGTGAAGAGCAGCAGAAATTCTTCTTGAACACAGGAGAGGCTAGCAATTTCGCTC GCTGGAGATATGGGGTTTCCATCACACTGTCTGGAAGAACAGCCACTGGTCAGATCAAAGTTGCTTTGTTTGGAAATAAGGGAAACACTCAGCAGTACAGTATCTTCAG GGGGATTCTCACACCAGGCTCAACCCACTCCTATGAGTTTGATGCAAAGCTGGATGTTGGAACAATTGAGAAAGTCAAGTTTCTTTGGAATAACAATGTGATAAATCCAACCCTCCCCAAAGTGGGTGCTGCCAAGATCACTGTgcaaaagggagaagagaagaccGT GTACAACTTCTGTAGTGAAGACACGGTGCGGGAAGATACGCTGCTCACCCTCACGCCCTGCTACGTGGCGTAA